The DNA segment CGACCAACTTCCTGAGTACGTTCAAAAGACCGATAACTTGTCTGATCAAGCTCGTGAAGTTAGAAAAGCTATCGAAAACGCTCGCGAACCTTCCGACCTTGTCTTCAAGAGAATCCCACAAGCTTTGGGTATCGAACCGTCCGACAAGAAGAATGCATCTGTTGTCGGCCAAGAGCTCAGCAGAGTGCTCTTTGAACTCAGAAGATCATATCCCGAACTTCTATCGGGTATGGCCAAGAGCATTACGGCGGCCTTCGCTTGGAAGGGGTCTTTCGAAGACTGGAGAAGATCTATTTCAGAACCCGCTGAGACAGTACTCGTAGGTCTTTCTGATACCGAGCTTCGGTCGTTTTGCTTCAAGCTTATCGACGATGTCACATCTGAAACGGAGTGGCTTGAGGCATTGGGCAGCATCATAACTCGTTGTCCTCCTTCTCGCTGGAAAGACAGGGACAAGGAAGCGTTCGAGGAAGAAATCAAGAAGCTCGCAGGCAAATTCAATCGCGTGCTCGCAACTTGTTTCGACAAGAATGGTTCTCTGCCAGATTCTGCGATACGTATTGCAATTACGCCTAAGAGTGGCCAAGAAAAAGACGTAGTGGTTTCTCTCTCCCCATCCGAATCTCAAAAAGCAAAGAAGCTTCGTGAATCCATTGTTTCATTACTTCCGGATTCAAATGACGTTTCAATCGCAGCGATCTCTGAGTTGCTGTGGAAACTGATGGAGGGAAAACAATGAACCCGATAGAAGTTTCGTTTAATGACGGCCGCCCAGTTAGGCACGTACTCAACGTATCCGGAGGTAAGGACAGTTCAGCCCTCGCTTTGTTGATGGCGGGACGCGTCAAAGGATTCGAACAGTTTCGTATGGAAAACATGGAGTATGTTTTCTGTGATACGCAGAAAGAGCTCCCTGAAACCTACCAATATCTCGCCCGCCTCGAAGCAGAGCTCGGCTCTAAAATCACGTATCTAAACGCGAAAGCTGGTTTTGATCATTGGCACAAGGTTTTTAACGGCTACCTCCCATCACCTCAAAATCGATGGTGCACCAAGATGCTTAAGCTAAAGCCCTTTGAGGCACATGTTGGTCAAGACAATGTTGTTAGCTATGTGGGTCTCCGAGCAGACGAGGATCGAGTTGGCTATATTAGCAAAAAACCAAACATCAAAACGAGATATCCACTGAAAGAAGCTGGCTTTGACTATGATGGGGTCATTCAAATTTTAGAGGATAGTGGACTCGGTCTTCCGACCTACATGAACTGGGGCCGAACGAACTCTGGCTGCACATTCTGTTTTTTCCAAACTCCTTACGAATGGGTTAAGCTATACGAAACCTATCCGAAGTACTTCGAGCAAGCGATGGAGTACGAAACAATAGACCCCAGTGACCCGAACAAGCAGTTCACCTGGATGGAAAAAGCTCCCCTTAGTGCCCTCCTAGATCCGGAAAATAGAAAACGAATTCTTGAGGCTGGCATTAGGCAGGTACCTACCAAGGGAGACAATCGTCTCCTTTCAATATTTACAGGAAACAGCTCTCAGCGAAGTGAAGCCTGCCTTATGTGCCAGAAATAAAAAGCTTTCTAAACGTGTTTAAGGTATCAGCAAGAACCATACTGGAACTAGGTGCCGAATTGATCAGCTCTGACTTGATTGCTTTTTATGAGCTAATTAAAAATGGGTTTGATGCAGATTCGAAAAACGGAGTTGAAATTCATTTTGAGATTTTGTTGCGGCGAAATGATCATTTCGCTCTTAAAACAACCCTTCAAAAGAATGCACATTTAAATTCACTCAAAGAAGCTGCGATTTCTAAATTATTAAAATCCAGCTCTAGTCAATACGCAGAGGAATTAATTGAATCCATCAGGCGTACCGATACCAAAGATAAACTAGATGAGATTCTAGATTATGCACTATCGCTAAATCGTATTGTCGTAAAGGATACTGGTGTAGGCATGTCGAGAGAAGACTTAGTCGAAAACTTCCTCGTGATTGGCACTCCTTCAAGAAAGCGTTCTATAGACAAAGCAATCGCTAATTCCGACAAGTCGTCACCCTATCTTGGCGAGAAAGGTATTGGGAGACTGTCAGCAATGCGTCTCGGCAATAAACTCGAAGTAGTTTCGACGAAAAAGAAGGAATCACACTACAATAGACTCTCAATAGATTGGAATGAGTTTCGAGACCTCGATGCTATGATCGAAGATATTGAAGTGCATCCAATTGATGGAGGAAAAAAAGAAGATGCAGGCATTTCTGGTACAAGCATTGTTATAAGCGATCTCGTTGAAGATTGGTCACGCGATCGAGTCATCCAGCTTGTCGAGCTGAATTTATCAAAGCTCACTGACCCCTTTGCAAGACAAAGGGACCGCCCGAGAGTTGTGGTCATATGGAACGGTGAAAGGATTCAAGTGCCATTCATGGACAAGAATCTGATCAAAAACGCCCATGCAAAAATCTCTGGTTCATGGGAATACAAAGAGAAGACCCCACATCTCAGATGCGAGATATCAGCACTTGATCTTGGCTTTGAACATCCGGTAACGAAAGAAGAAAGGATCATTTCCTTAGATGACCTCCAAAGCTTGATAAGTGGTCCTAGCGCGACTGAAGTTCATGATGAAGCGATGAGAAGCATTGGGCCTTTTACTTTTGAAGTATACTGGTACAATCGTCGGAGACTCACGAAAATCGAAGCCATAGGCGATCAAAAGGCTGTTCGAGACCTACAAAGCAAGTGGTCAGGCGTGATGCTTTACAGGGACGGATTTAGAGTGTTTCCCTACGGAGAAGAGAATGATGATTGGCTATCTCTAGACCGTAAAGCTCTTGGGCAAAAAGGCTATTTGCTGAATAAAACGCAACTTGTTGGAAGGGCGAATATTTCCAGAACGTTAAATCCTCAATTGATTGATCAGACCAATCGAGAAGGACTAAGAGAAACTCCAGAACAAAAAATACTCTTAGAAGTAATGACGTTCTCTATTGAT comes from the Pelagicoccus sp. SDUM812003 genome and includes:
- a CDS encoding phosphoadenosine phosphosulfate reductase family protein, which codes for MNPIEVSFNDGRPVRHVLNVSGGKDSSALALLMAGRVKGFEQFRMENMEYVFCDTQKELPETYQYLARLEAELGSKITYLNAKAGFDHWHKVFNGYLPSPQNRWCTKMLKLKPFEAHVGQDNVVSYVGLRADEDRVGYISKKPNIKTRYPLKEAGFDYDGVIQILEDSGLGLPTYMNWGRTNSGCTFCFFQTPYEWVKLYETYPKYFEQAMEYETIDPSDPNKQFTWMEKAPLSALLDPENRKRILEAGIRQVPTKGDNRLLSIFTGNSSQRSEACLMCQK
- a CDS encoding sensor histidine kinase encodes the protein MPEIKSFLNVFKVSARTILELGAELISSDLIAFYELIKNGFDADSKNGVEIHFEILLRRNDHFALKTTLQKNAHLNSLKEAAISKLLKSSSSQYAEELIESIRRTDTKDKLDEILDYALSLNRIVVKDTGVGMSREDLVENFLVIGTPSRKRSIDKAIANSDKSSPYLGEKGIGRLSAMRLGNKLEVVSTKKKESHYNRLSIDWNEFRDLDAMIEDIEVHPIDGGKKEDAGISGTSIVISDLVEDWSRDRVIQLVELNLSKLTDPFARQRDRPRVVVIWNGERIQVPFMDKNLIKNAHAKISGSWEYKEKTPHLRCEISALDLGFEHPVTKEERIISLDDLQSLISGPSATEVHDEAMRSIGPFTFEVYWYNRRRLTKIEAIGDQKAVRDLQSKWSGVMLYRDGFRVFPYGEENDDWLSLDRKALGQKGYLLNKTQLVGRANISRTLNPQLIDQTNREGLRETPEQKILLEVMTFSIDTCLRDHIKEIERSYKSPKVSLDTIKTREVDLRRRASVAIKSLKKNAPPECAPEIEELQQLTLELSALTKAAQKRIDEAENEAKQMLEMAGVGLMIEVVAHELARATEAALENLDQLKSVELATPQQSAVSSLRSHLKSLSKRIRILDPLSISGRQTKETFNLKQLIDETIEAHESQFKRHGIDVIFNSSEDIVKIKAVRGMVVQILENLISNSKYWLELKSSRELKFQPKIEISITRDPLELIYSDNGKGIDPDNIDRVFHPFFSLKENSKRRGIGLYIARECAKYHGGDLFLSNKKDPQTQRLHTFVLNLP